The Macaca fascicularis isolate 582-1 chromosome 5, T2T-MFA8v1.1 genome segment CCCAGCTCCACCCCTCTTGCCTCTGAGCCCTACCCAAGGCCTGGAGAATCActgcttcctcctgctccaggggTTCCAGCAGAGCCGTTGGAGGGTGTGCCTGCCGCGTTCTTAGCCCTCTCTGCCGACCTTTCTTGAACGGACTCTGGCCACGGTGCCAACGCGTCAATGGCCTGTGCCTCTGCTGTCTGAGCTCAGGGGCCGTCCATGCCTCCGAGGCTGGCATACGGCAGCTCTTGTTTTACCCATGAGGGGGAAGCCCAGGACCTGTGCCCTTGATCACACATCCAGTTCACACAGACGCACACGCACACGCCTGCCCACCAGGCAGACACCCACGCACCTGCACGCAAGCGTACGCCAAGCCAGCGGGCCCAGTCCCTGCCCCGGAGTCCCTGGTGTCAGAACTAGGCTGCTGTGGCTGCTCCCTCTTCAAAATGCCTGAGTTTTATGAGCCCAAATTAATAGACCTTTGTTGCTACATATAAATTTGAGGATAAAATTGTTGAATCTGTTCAACGTAAGCAGTTGAAATTTTGCCTGGGGTGATGAACGTCTCTAGCACTtggtaaaatgtatttaaagggCATGTATTTGACGACATTAACAGCCCGCCGCCCGCAAGCACAGCCCGTCTCGTCATCTGGCGGCCTCGTCGTTCACCACGGTTGGCGGCCCCAGTCACTCCCACGGTCTTTACCAGCCGGGTGCCAGTGGCTGGGACCAGGTTCTGACCACTGTGCCCACTCACTGTGGAATCAGGCGAGCGGGCCAGACCCTGCGTTGTAAGGACAGAGCAGGACACGTCCTGTCACAGGGCACCCGCTGTCTgcaacttttgtttgtttctgcccCAGGTTGGGCGGGACAGTTGGCGGGCACCACAGGCGCTCCTGTGAGGCCACCTGGCCAGTCCCAAGATTAGCTGCAGGCTTTGGCTGATTTTCTTGAGTCTTGTACACAGATGCTCGTCAGCAAATACCAGCGGCTTATCTCTTCCCTTCCAACATGCAAACCTTATTTCATGTTAGGTTTTGGCACAACCTCCAGTCTAATACCAACCTCGAGGGAAATAAACAGTGCTGCCCATTTCACAggccaggaaactgaggctgagggcCCCCCCAACCCCGCCGACATCCTGCTACCCCGCACCCTTGCTAGGCGTTGTTTTTTGCTGGAAAATCAATCCTGCAAGTCTTGCTGGGCAGGGTGACTCCCCCGAGGTGGCACCAAGGGGAGGTTCGTTTCGAGGCTCAGAACACTTTTCTGACAGTTTTCTGTCCCTTACATCCCAGACTCAGTCACACTTCAGCGTCCCGGCTCCCCGGCCGCCAGCCTCACACCACGGACAGCCCTTGGAGGTGTTCTATTCCTGCCCTGACCCTTCTACTTGGAAACATGGAAACAATGAGGCCAGCTGAGTGGGAGCCTCCAGGCCTGTGTCCAGAGCTAGTCCCCGGTGCCTGGCTGCCTCTCGGGGCGGGGCCTGTCTCCAGTTGGAGCTGGGAGGGCGGCCTACCCTGCCAGAGGCCAGCCCCACCCTCGGCTGCCGTGGGGGCTGACCAGGGCCCAGTGACCCAGCCCAGGGCTTGCCTGTGCAGAGGCTGGAGCCAGCGGTCAGCATGGAACTCCTGGTCTTCCCACTGACACCTCTGCAGCCCACACCGGCGGTATCAGAGAACATCAGCTCCAGCCCGCAGCCCAGACACTTGAAGTCACCTTGGCTGCCCCTCCTCACACCCATGCCCACGTCGGCGAAACCAGGGCTGGCTCCTTAACCGTGTCCAGAACCCACCCTTCCCACCCGCCCAGGCCACCTCCCTTAGCGACCCAGGGGCTCCAGGATGAGCCCCAGACAGGTCAGAGATGGGCTGGGCGGCAGGGAGCAGAGGCCTGTCATGAGGCGGGGCTGCCCTCGGCGTGGGTCTCAAGACCGGGAGCCACTGCCCATACCCAAGAGACCTGTGGGCACTGGGGTGCAGAGCCAGGTAGGAGGGGGCACCCCTGCCAAAGGCAGCGGCCTCCCCTCTGCTTCTGCTTTAGATGGGGCCAGGAGCAAGGGGAGGCTGACACTTAGGGGTTGACGCTGCAGGGTCTGGACACGTGGAGTGGCAGGAGAACCCATCTGCATGCAGGGAAAGGCTCGGGATGGGGACGTCCCGAGAGGACCCGGGTTCCCCCAGCACCCGCTGCAGCCCCTCCTCGCGCCACCTGGACCCGCCTGCCGGAGTTTACCTGGAAACGCTCCTCTGGGGTTTCTGTGGTACTTTTTTCACTTGGAGATTCGGTATCAAAGTTAACGTACGCTTATAAACGACCTGGGACTCTGCTGATGTGCACAGACCACACTCCccaaagaagctctgagaaaccaGGAGGCTGGGATTTCGAGAAGGACGCCAGTAAACTGTTTTCAGTATGAGCTGCGGGCTGATACTACCCCTGCAGGGGTGTCTCCTCCTGCAGCTGAACATCCAGCCCAGCTGTGGGCCAAGGTGAGGTGCGACACCTTTTGGCTTTTTTGCACATTTCTGTAGGCTGGGTGACCCATGGTCTGGGGAACTTCCTCAGTCCTGACATctgctttccttcctcctcctgtgGCCCACAGTCTTCCCAGGTCACAGGCCGGCCTGCGGGAGGTATGCCAAGAAGGGAGGGGGTGGGCAGTGGGGCAGGCCCGGCCTGGCACACTGCTTCCCTTCCACAGGGGCACTTCGGGCAGGCCACCTCCAAGCCAGGACCCTACAGCATCCCACAGACCCAGTGGGCAGAGGCACAGGCCCGGTACACACAGAGACCATTGCCCAACCTGCCACTGCACTGTCTCTGAGTCTCTCTTAGGCTGCCTACTTCAGAGAGGCTGAGCTAGGCCCTGGAGGTCACCAGAGCCAGGACTGAGGCTCACCTGTGTCCTCATGACAGAAAGCCACTAGAACAAATGCTAGGCAAACTGGCTCTTTCcgggatttttatttctttaaaataattcatacaaATGGTTACAGTCACAAACATGATTTTAACCAAAATATTGCTAGCCTACCACATCAGCAGGACGGCACTGGTGCAGACGGGGACGCTGCCACCCTCCACATCCCCAGGACAGATGTCGATGGGCAGCGGGCACGCTGGGCACCGCCCAAGCTTTTCCTTTTGGAGCTGCTTCGTGATGCCGTCTTTATTTGGAACAAGGGGGGGTTCATGCCAAATTAGGAAAAAcagcctttgttttgtttttctaaattattctaaaaataagaCAAGCAGGTAGAAAAAACAATGCACTGTGTGGCATAAAAAGAAAAACGGGAAGGATTCATTGTCCTGAGAAGTTTGCCAACTGCCTCATTCTGGGGCACGTTCcaacatacaaaaaaaagaagaaaaaaaaaaaccaaaaaaaaaaaaaacctcaaattgACTTCCGAATGCtccttcaggttttctttttgttgacagCTAAGCAAACAGATCCTTTGTAATGTTCTAAAAACTGTACACAGACAAGAACGTTCATGGGAGAATAACTACTGACTTCTTCTGCTTAACGAGGAACGCGAAGGACACGGGCAGAGCGCCCACAGGACGGACGACAAGCGACACGAGGCCCAGCGCTGCCCCCTCCCGCCTCCTGACAGCCCGGACCAGTCTCTGCAGTGCCAGGGCCGCCACACAGGCACCTCCTCCACACACTCTGGTCCGAGGGTTTCCGGGCCCTCTGCCCAGGCGCTGAGGCTGGAGAGCTCCTCCCGGGCTACAACTGGTCACTGGCGTGGTCTCTATCTGCCTCGGGCTTGACAGTTTGGCCAGGAGAAGGGGCATGGGGTGGGTGGGCCACAGGGGGCAGGCCATGGGACAGGGACATGGCGCTGGGGACGATACCTTCCACAGCAGCGGGGATGCCAGTGGGGGCCACGCCCACCACGCCTGGAGGGTACCTGCTGGGAGAGGGTCCGTCTGTGAGGCCCCCTACAGGCAGCCTGACCGGGCCCCACCTGCCCTCACAGCGTCTGCAGCACTGAGCGGGGAGAGGGTCCGTCTGTGAGGCCCCCTACAGGCAGCCTGACCGGGCTCCACCTGCCCTCACAGCGTCTGCAGCACTGAGCGGGGAGAGGGTCCGTCTGTGAGGCCCCCTACAGGCAGCCTGACCGGGCCCCACCTGCCCTCACAGCGTCTGCAGCACTGAGGGGCGGCTCCAGCGGGACCAGCACTCAGGGTGAGGATCCCGCCTCCGCAAGGATGCTCCCGCCTACGGGGGCTACTTCtcaaggcaggggaggggagccCTGGTGTCTCCAGGCGACTTGAACATGAGGTCTTCGCCTCACCCAAAGCCCCCTCCTCCCACAGGCCCCGTGCCCACAGTAGTCCTGTGCGCACTGGGTCCTGAAGGCCACCCCAGCTCCTTCCAAGAGGCCCTGGTTCTCATAGGCCTTTCGGGTGAGGTGGGCCTTACCAGTTCCACCCAGATCCTCCAGGTCAGTCAGTGGAGACGCCGCCCCTCCCGCCAGGGGCTGTGCTGGGATCCAGGGGAAGCCTCGGGCCCTCCTGGTGGCTGTTCCGGGCCAGCGGGCCTGCTCACCTATAGGCGGCCCCGTTGAGCTCAGGGTGCACGACAGCGGGGTCCATGCTGGCCCAGTGGGTGGCTGCCGTCAGATGGTCCTTGTTGacacagttcttcaggctgtcTGGGATCCGGCCTGGGAGACGCAGGAGGGAGGAATAGCTGTGGCTCTCAGGGGGCCCCAGGAGCGTGGCCCACTGGGTTGAAGACACGGGCTGTAGAGCTCTCAGCAGTGTGCTCCTCCCTCTCAGCCCCAGGGCTCCCAAGGCATGGCAGGGTCCTGTCTCTCAGGGCACCAGAACCCTCGCAGCGTGGGGACCCCCAGCCCAGAGCATGTGCCCAGTTTGCTGAGGGACCTGTCTGCTCAGCCCAGCAACTTCCCAGCAGCTCTTGTGTGTAAGACGACGCCAGGGCTCAACCTGACTTTGGCCTTAGAGGTCCCTGCTGGGGGTGCAGTGAGAGCGCCATGGGCCCTGAGCTGGCAGAACATGGGCCTGGCTGCTGGGCGGATGCGAGCCCATGAGCCAGGCCTGGGGCTGGCAGGAAGAGTCCCCCAGGCCCACCTGTGATGGCTCTGCGGATCTCCCGTGCCGCCTCCTCTCGCATCTCGATGGAAGCCTGCTCGCTGTACCACGCAGCGTGGGGGGTGCAGATAAGATTGGGTGCATCCTTCAGGGGGCCCTGGCTAAAGCTGGGAACAGCACAGCATGGTCAGTGCAGCCCGAGTGCTGTGGCTGGGTGCGGGGGGGGAAGTGGCTGGGCACTGGAACCCCTGTGGGGGGCCCTGCCTGGGACCCACAGACCCCACGGCCCCGCTCCGCTCGGCAGGCGGGCTGAGCACAAGAGCTCAGCCCCAGGACCATCAGACACACCAGGGGCTCCTGACAGCAGCGGGTGTGGGAGCCCAAAGGATTTAATCTCCAAGCCCCTTGGGGGAGGAGCCCTGATGGGGGGACATGCTGGCCTGGCCCCTCCCGGCCGAAGGTCCTGTAGCCCCAGGAGCTGCAGGCTGGTACTGCCCCTGCGGGGTGTCTCCTCCTGTGGCTGACCATCCAACCCAGGGCTGCCTGGGGTCCCAGGGCGCTGCAGGGATTGCAGGTCTGGACATGACGCCATGACTCCATGGCCAGGGCCTGTGGGGACCACTCACGGACACTGGGGCCTCACTCTCTCCTGGCTGGTGGGGAGCCCTGCCCAAAGAGGGGCTGAAGAGGACGATCAACCCTCACAGGACCGAGGCGAGGCAGGCCTGGAGCCCGTGGCTCCGTCCTCACCCCACAGTGAGCAGCAAACTCCCCCGTGCCAGCCAGCGAGAGGCCTGAGTACAAGCAAGTGCCCGGCCTGGCAGAGGCGCCATCTGCAGGTCAAGGCCGGCAGGATGGTGGGCAGGGAAGAGCAGGGAGTGACACTGGCTGTGAGGGCACCTGAAGGGTTCCGACTCGTGCACGTCCAGGGCCGCGCCGCGGATCCGGCCCTCCTTCAGGGCCTGGGCCAGCGCCTTCTCGTCCACCAGGCCGCCCCGGGCTGTGTTCACCAAGAAGGCCCCTTGTCTCATCTGGAAGACATGAGGACAGGCCAGGCCCAGTCAGGGTTCCGTGCAGGGCGAGCGGCCAGGGAAGCAAGGTGGTCACGCACGCTGCTGAGGAGCCCCAGCTCCCTGGCCCCTTCCCAGCCCAGGCCCACCCTGGGCTCACCAGGGTGCTAGGACTTAAGACCTCAAGCGTGCTGCGCCGCGGCCCTGGCAAGCTGGCTGAGGTTCAGCCCTGTGCAGACCTGCATGGCCCCACACCTCCTAGAGAGCTCTACGTTCCTGCCCAAGCCCTGAGCTGAGGACTGGGTGGGGGCTCCTGGCTTGGTCCCCCTGTGGTATCCCTTTTCTGGGTCccctccagcccagcctccccCAACAGGGCCTCGGCCCACGAGGTGGGACTCCCTGGGATGACAAAGCCCAGGGCCATCTACTCTGAGGTGTGGTGTTTGACTCCAACCCCAGTGGGGCCTCCGGACACGCTCACTTTTCATGCACTTTTGCAAAAGGCCCTTGCAGTGGCTCCCTGTCAGCTTCGTGGCCAGGGCTTTCCTGCAACCCCCCCATTTCATTCCGAGGAAGCCCACCCAGCCATTGCGCTTGGGTGGCAGCCGGGTGGGTCATGGTGGCTTTTCTTTGGTGAGTTGCTGCCCATTGCAGCCTCACACCCAAGGTCCTCAGGGATGGCAGGGCCCTGACCAGCATCCACGTGCCACACCCTGTCCACTAGAAGGCTCCAAACCCACTGGCTCTGTGAACAAAGGAAGGGGAGGTGGGCACCTGGTTTCATCCTCCCTGTGGCTACAGGCTGCTGGGGCAGCTTGAGTGGGTGGGTGGCCTCTGACACGtgtgtacacacacgcacacacaagcTCAAACGGGCAGACACAGGCACCCACACACACTtgcccacatacacacacatcaccgTGCACACATAACGACTCCCTGAAAGGCCAACAGCCGGCGGGAGGCAGCCGTCCCGAGCTCCGCCCACCCGAGCTCCGCCCACCCGAGGGAAACACGGGCTGAGGCTGCGCTCTGCGCTGAGCTGAGGCAGAGGCCGACCTGAGCACAGCCCTCTCCAGCTGCAGATGTGAAACCTGAACCTGGCAGCACAGGATGGAAGTCAGAAGGGCAGGCCCAATGCCCCCAGGTAGCTGCATCATCTCCACTGTGACAGTGGCAAGAGCTTCAGGGGAATTTAGGATTCAAAGGTATGTGGTTCTGTCTTATCCAGAGAGTATTTCAGGCATCCTGGGTAGAACTCAGAACATGGAAAACGCCGTCTGGGCAGACAGGGCTTCCCCCAGCAGGGCCGGCACCACCGCCATGTGGCTCACTGAAGGCAGGGTCTCGCCCAGGTGCAGGTGGTTGCTGGGAGGGACCTTCCTGACACCCCCACCTGTGCCTGCCCCGCAGAAGGAGAGCCCTGTGCCCCAGCTTCACGCACCTGCTTGACGGTGAAGTCGTTGATGAGGTGGTGGTTGTGCTCGTTGAGGCCGCAGTGCAGGCTCACGCAGTCGCTGTGGAAAAGCAGGTCCTGCAGGGTGCTGACCCGCTGCAGCCCCAGCGCCCGCTCCACGCCGTCCGACAGGTAAGGGTCGTAGAAGAGCACGTTGAAGCCGAAGGCCTTGGCCCGCAGCGCCACCGCCTGCCCCACGCGACCTGGTGGTGTCAGGACACAGTGTGAAACCCTCGCTCACCCGT includes the following:
- the CTBP1 gene encoding C-terminal-binding protein 1 isoform X2, producing MGSSHLLNKGLPLGVRPPIMNGPLHPRPLVALLDGRDCTVEMPILKDVATVAFCDAQSTQEIHEKVLNEAVGALMYHTITLTREDLEKFKALRIIVRIGSGFDNIDIKSAGDLGIAVCNVPAASVEETADSTLCHILNLYRRATWLHQALREGTRVQSVEQIREVASGAARIRGETLGIIGLGRVGQAVALRAKAFGFNVLFYDPYLSDGVERALGLQRVSTLQDLLFHSDCVSLHCGLNEHNHHLINDFTVKQMRQGAFLVNTARGGLVDEKALAQALKEGRIRGAALDVHESEPFSFSQGPLKDAPNLICTPHAAWYSEQASIEMREEAAREIRRAITGRIPDSLKNCVNKDHLTAATHWASMDPAVVHPELNGAAYRYPPGVVGVAPTGIPAAVEGIVPSAMSLSHGLPPVAHPPHAPSPGQTVKPEADRDHASDQL
- the CTBP1 gene encoding C-terminal-binding protein 1 isoform X1 gives rise to the protein MGSSHLLNKGLPLGVRPPIMNGPLHPRPLVALLDGRDCTVEMPILKDVATVAFCDAQSTQEIHEKVLNEAVGALMYHTITLTREDLEKFKALRIIVRIGSGFDNIDIKSAGDLGIAVCNVPAASVEETADSTLCHILNLYRRATWLHQALREGTRVQSVEQIREVASGAARIRGETLGIIGLGRVGQAVALRAKAFGFNVLFYDPYLSDGVERALGLQRVSTLQDLLFHSDCVSLHCGLNEHNHHLINDFTVKQMRQGAFLVNTARGGLVDEKALAQALKEGRIRGAALDVHESEPFSFSQGPLKDAPNLICTPHAAWYSEQASIEMREEAAREIRRAITGRIPDSLKNCVNKDHLTAATHWASMDPAVVHPELNGAAYSRYPPGVVGVAPTGIPAAVEGIVPSAMSLSHGLPPVAHPPHAPSPGQTVKPEADRDHASDQL
- the CTBP1 gene encoding C-terminal-binding protein 1 isoform X3, which produces MSGVRPPIMNGPLHPRPLVALLDGRDCTVEMPILKDVATVAFCDAQSTQEIHEKVLNEAVGALMYHTITLTREDLEKFKALRIIVRIGSGFDNIDIKSAGDLGIAVCNVPAASVEETADSTLCHILNLYRRATWLHQALREGTRVQSVEQIREVASGAARIRGETLGIIGLGRVGQAVALRAKAFGFNVLFYDPYLSDGVERALGLQRVSTLQDLLFHSDCVSLHCGLNEHNHHLINDFTVKQMRQGAFLVNTARGGLVDEKALAQALKEGRIRGAALDVHESEPFSFSQGPLKDAPNLICTPHAAWYSEQASIEMREEAAREIRRAITGRIPDSLKNCVNKDHLTAATHWASMDPAVVHPELNGAAYSRYPPGVVGVAPTGIPAAVEGIVPSAMSLSHGLPPVAHPPHAPSPGQTVKPEADRDHASDQL
- the CTBP1 gene encoding C-terminal-binding protein 1 isoform X4 yields the protein MSGVRPPIMNGPLHPRPLVALLDGRDCTVEMPILKDVATVAFCDAQSTQEIHEKVLNEAVGALMYHTITLTREDLEKFKALRIIVRIGSGFDNIDIKSAGDLGIAVCNVPAASVEETADSTLCHILNLYRRATWLHQALREGTRVQSVEQIREVASGAARIRGETLGIIGLGRVGQAVALRAKAFGFNVLFYDPYLSDGVERALGLQRVSTLQDLLFHSDCVSLHCGLNEHNHHLINDFTVKQMRQGAFLVNTARGGLVDEKALAQALKEGRIRGAALDVHESEPFSFSQGPLKDAPNLICTPHAAWYSEQASIEMREEAAREIRRAITGRIPDSLKNCVNKDHLTAATHWASMDPAVVHPELNGAAYRYPPGVVGVAPTGIPAAVEGIVPSAMSLSHGLPPVAHPPHAPSPGQTVKPEADRDHASDQL